The genomic window CGCCCTTGACGTCCGCCCTCAGAGCGACTGCGCCGATTCGCCGGGTGATTGAAGCGGCCATCGCCGGACGCGTGTTCCCCGCCGCCGTCATCGAAGTCGGCACCGCCGACCAGTTGCTCTGGACCGATGCGCTTGGAACACTGACGTACGAGGCGCATGGCAGTCCCACCACTCTCGACACGCGATTCGATCTGGCCTCGCTCACCAAAGTCGTCGCGACGGCCACGATCGCGATGCGTCTGGTCGAACGCGGCATTGTCACGCTCGACTCTCCGGTTTGCCGGTGGATGAACCAATGGCAGAACCCCGATCGGCGCACGGTGACCATCCGGGATCTGCTCGAACATCGTGCAGGCCTTCCGGCGTGGCGGCCGCTGTTCGAATCGTGCACGGGGCGGGACGCGTTCGTCACCGCACTCGATCAGTGCGCGCTGGAGTACGAGCCGCGCACGGCATCGGTCTACAGCGATCTCGGCTTCATCCTGCTCGGATGGGTCCTCGAAACGGCGGCTGGCGCGACGCTGGACCGACAATTGACGGGCATCCTCCAGGACGTCTTGGGGCCCTCTCATGCGATGGCGTTGACATATCGACCGCCGGCCGACTGGCTCGATCGACTCGCCCCGGCGCGGGCCGAGTCTGGTCGAGGCCGCCTCCTGGCCGGCGACGTCGACGACGATAATGCGTGGGCGCTGGGCGGCGTTGCGGGCCATGCCGGCCTGTTCGGGACCGCTGGCGCGCTCGGGCAATTCGCGCGTGCGGTGATGCGTTCCTTGAGAGGCGATCAGAACGGAACCGGGGCGTTGGCTCGTCAGGACACGATGCGGGCGTTTGTGACGCCCTCCTCTATCCCGGGCAGTTCTCGTGCCCTCGGCTGGGACACGATGCGTCCGACATCGTCTTGCGGAAACCGGATGTCTCCCGATGCGTTTGGACACACAGGATTCACCGGCACCTCGCTTTGGATCGATCCTCGACTTGGCATCTATGTGGTCTTGCTCACGAATCGGGTGCATCCGTCGGCGGGTCCGGCCGACGCCATTCAAACCGTTCGGCGCGCCCTGCACGACGCTATCGTCGAGAGTCTCGTTTAGCGGACGGCGCGGTCATCGGCCCGGACCTCTACCGCTCCCCGGCTGGCGTCCGCCTCCTGAACCCTGGCCCGGGTACCCGAACGGTCCGCCGCGACCCTGCCCAGGCAGGCCTGATGGCCCACCGCGACCGCCGCTCCGGACACCTGGCTGATTCGCTCCGCCTCCACGCCCGGGCTGAAAGGCCGGCGGCATCCAGATGAACTGCCATTCGTTGTATTGCGAGCGCCCATCCAGGATCCTGAACGACTTCTCCGTGCTCTTGCTGGCCACGCCAATCACGCCGCCCCGTGGCCCCACGCCAGATCGCTCGCCGATCGTGGTGGTGGGAAATCCACCCTGCCGGCTGCCAGCGCCAGTCGTTGCTCCTGCGCCGAATGCGCCGGAGCCGCTCCCCTGCCTGCCGCTGGTACTTGTTTGAGCTCCGCGCCCGCCAGACAAGGCCAGCGCTGATCCCTGGTACAGGACCTGAAACTCTCCGTCTTCGGTCATCGGGTCCTTGTACTTCTTGCGCAGAAACTTCTGTTCGACGAGCACGTCTATCGAGGGAGGGTAGGCGTTGGCGAAGCGGCGCTGGAAGAGTCCGATCGCCCTGGCATACTGCCGGCCCCGGAAGATGAGTTCCTCTTCCTTCTCGCGCTGCACGGCTGTGCGCCAGACAGGCATCGCCACGCTGATGGCAACACCCATCACGGCCAGCATCACCAGCAGCACGGCCATCGCGTACCCGCGCTGGCCGCCCGGTCGCGCAGCCGCGCCAGACATCACCTCACCACGACGGCAGTCGAGGCGATGGTCGTTTCCCCGGCAGCATCGACGACAGTGAGACGTGCGACATACGTGCCCACCGATCCGTACACGTGGACGATGGACTGGGCCGATCCAGCCCCAAGCGATCCCTGCGATGCGCCGTCTCCAAAGGCGATCGTCACCGAGGTGATCGCGGTACCATCCGCTCCCGGGAAGGCGGAGTACTGCAGCGTGGCGGTAAACCCAGACGCGGTGACCGTCCCGAATGTCGCGATCGGCGGCGTCCTCAGCGTAATGATCACAGGGAACGACGTCAACGACCCGCTCGTGCCCCCCGCCACCAACGCGGTGACCGTGGAGTTCACCAGCGTCGTCAGTCGGCTCTGCGCCTGTCCATTACTATCAGTGCTCGCACTGCTCTGATCCAGGCTGCCGGCGTTGTGGCTGAACGTGACCGGGATCCCGGAGAGACGATTGCCGCTGGCGTCGCTCACCGTGGCGGTCAGCACGCTGGTACCGCCGGTCGACGGCAGCGAGATGGGACTGGCCGCCAGTTCGACGACGCCGGCGGCGGCCGCGCCAACGGTGACCTTGACGGTCGACGCGAGAGTCGCGCCACCCGACTTCGCGGTGATCTCCGAAATGCCAGACTCCGTCCCGGTCAGTAACTGCACGGTGGCCTGGCCGTTCTTCGTCGTCGTCTGCGCAGGGCTGAGCGTCCCGAGCGTGGCGAAGAAGTCCACGACGGTCCCATCGTGAACAGGCGTACCGCTGGACTCGTACACCAGCGCGGTCACATTCACCGACGTGCTGAGGCCCACCGTCGTGCGGCTCACCAGGAGCGTCAGCGTGCTGCTGCTCGGCGCCATGAGCGACGCTTTACTGCAGGACGCCGTGAGCACCAGCCCCAGAACCACTCCGCAGGCCCTCAGGCGTCGGCTGTTGCGCGTTGACGTTGCCCGAATCTGTCGTGTCATACCGCCTGCTCCCTGGGATCGGTCACCACTCCGCGTATCGGGTGCCGTCAAGCGCCGTCCGCTCGGAACCGCTCTTGACGGTATAGATGCCCGGTTCGCTCGTCGGGTTGTTCGGGTCCGGTTCGGCCAGAACCGGCTGCCACGTCTCGGCCGTCCTGGTGAATGGGTCCTTTGGAATCTCTCGAAGGTACCCCTCGGTCACCAGCGCGTCGAGTGTCGGCGCGTACTGCTGCTTGTCGGCGTAGTACTGGTCCAGCGCATCGCGCATCCGGAACAAATCCGTCGCCAGCACGCTCTCCTGTGCCCGCGTCACGCTGTTGCGATACTGCGCCATCGCCATACCGGCCAGGATGACGATAATCGAGAGCACGACGAGCAGCTCGATTATCGTGAATCCGGCGCGGCGCGAGGCGTCGCACACAGCCGACCGACGGGGGCGCCGAGAGTCAGTCCCAGTCACGATACTTGGTCCCATCGAGTCCCGTGCCAGTACTCGTCGTGTACACATCGAACACGTTTTGCCGGCCCCACGAGGTCGACGTCGGGCTGTCCTGGTACGAACGCTTTCCCCACTCGGTGCTGCGCGT from Acidobacteriota bacterium includes these protein-coding regions:
- a CDS encoding Ig-like domain-containing protein produces the protein MTRQIRATSTRNSRRLRACGVVLGLVLTASCSKASLMAPSSSTLTLLVSRTTVGLSTSVNVTALVYESSGTPVHDGTVVDFFATLGTLSPAQTTTKNGQATVQLLTGTESGISEITAKSGGATLASTVKVTVGAAAAGVVELAASPISLPSTGGTSVLTATVSDASGNRLSGIPVTFSHNAGSLDQSSASTDSNGQAQSRLTTLVNSTVTALVAGGTSGSLTSFPVIITLRTPPIATFGTVTASGFTATLQYSAFPGADGTAITSVTIAFGDGASQGSLGAGSAQSIVHVYGSVGTYVARLTVVDAAGETTIASTAVVVR
- a CDS encoding prepilin-type N-terminal cleavage/methylation domain-containing protein is translated as MCDASRRAGFTIIELLVVLSIIVILAGMAMAQYRNSVTRAQESVLATDLFRMRDALDQYYADKQQYAPTLDALVTEGYLREIPKDPFTRTAETWQPVLAEPDPNNPTSEPGIYTVKSGSERTALDGTRYAEW
- a CDS encoding type II secretion system protein, which codes for MSGAAARPGGQRGYAMAVLLVMLAVMGVAISVAMPVWRTAVQREKEEELIFRGRQYARAIGLFQRRFANAYPPSIDVLVEQKFLRKKYKDPMTEDGEFQVLYQGSALALSGGRGAQTSTSGRQGSGSGAFGAGATTGAGSRQGGFPTTTIGERSGVGPRGGVIGVASKSTEKSFRILDGRSQYNEWQFIWMPPAFQPGRGGGANQPGVRSGGRGGPSGLPGQGRGGPFGYPGQGSGGGRQPGSGRGPGR
- a CDS encoding serine hydrolase, with the protein product MIEAAIAGRVFPAAVIEVGTADQLLWTDALGTLTYEAHGSPTTLDTRFDLASLTKVVATATIAMRLVERGIVTLDSPVCRWMNQWQNPDRRTVTIRDLLEHRAGLPAWRPLFESCTGRDAFVTALDQCALEYEPRTASVYSDLGFILLGWVLETAAGATLDRQLTGILQDVLGPSHAMALTYRPPADWLDRLAPARAESGRGRLLAGDVDDDNAWALGGVAGHAGLFGTAGALGQFARAVMRSLRGDQNGTGALARQDTMRAFVTPSSIPGSSRALGWDTMRPTSSCGNRMSPDAFGHTGFTGTSLWIDPRLGIYVVLLTNRVHPSAGPADAIQTVRRALHDAIVESLV